From the Anaerolineales bacterium genome, one window contains:
- a CDS encoding tetratricopeptide repeat protein: MTAFIADIKKRLPQADWPVVVAALRNNAQVWAELQGALGAAALDAAAGERSRWAPAFLGLLQLGHADQFDALRADPMQPVSEKLRYQAAAAYEQLAADPTAASAPDLRQATLLALALRERRRLLNSWEQLPHDLSIAQADYWLLPAACLLGVTPRSHELLETLLAPSQAALHPIGLHALIANPYPLDVQAAHLLEIIQGYPLTQLIDLLRALAPYAPELAQQAAQFMLDDLVAAGERSDDLSEIQRLLLQAEVYQIGGQAERAAPLLQAAWEVSQQLQMDLAAKVAEANGEDAETLAFVQVSAQMADPKILAAAKQVSRRPAALLSAAKVSLKSGEEDEAKEMALAALQAAGKKGSTAEDMEKVRLLHELGEFFVSMDLRLEAESAAKAALELQGNDAQNAALLSKLLFENGDQAEGLAHAQLASALAPEDSAIRRLLAEALQEDAPEDALIEWKAALEHADQPTFEDWLALAAVALAAGQPAETLAASQQALALRPGSGRALALMGRALLTEGDEESAAEYLQRATELSPTQLDAWVALVDLQQAKDRHEAALASLTTALQYCPVTAGLQARLAGIYLALGQQHPALQALELAAQLAQDEAEGKLAQEIALQRAELYLQLDQSEEARLCLQAAHNVFPENAQIARQLGQLWLQTGEHQLALSALSLAQAAYPQDAQLLLDLARAQLALDSQIPAAESSLRAALALPGAPAEAAGLLAEALATQGRQTEAITQYDAAQQTELGKQADWRKRLLLGKAQAEMKQGDAKAAIDTLEILDIHEPGDLQVLQALCAANQLAGRPEQAALLAQKVYLGQPEDEETILWFAEQMDALGKSAEACRALSKQVVAGSPSPRLAFGLGKLQWNGATQAIALSTFKSILDSGDSQILSQTAEFLRQNGQAKESIAYYQKALKLEPLNADWLLGLSQAYSRAEQPGKALSALEKALDIAPAKPALLSAKAGVLLQLDRPQAALEALSAALELRPSDASLLHAKAQLLRQQADWFGALQAAEAALQHHPGQADYIQNAAELALLNLYDQRAAEILAGTDLSESADLLYLQAELHLSAGMEVAATEQLTALHTLVPLDSARLLALQVRLAAARGDLSTARAEFGQASQPSRTPDVFSLLGLAAAAESLNDWDTSIDLHNRLGKEHPGLPAAQFGLGRALVRQAEWQHLCRAAGATRGLPAATLNEEAYGTASKAFQAAGLANNDPRMQAHLAGWLQRAALRFGQAVDLQGLPAEYPACAGEAAALLFALGEQSHQVQYLLQPHWDAPEVLLQRALSPDSGDSYGLLQAAASQMPRVAPVQALAAQQALQAGETERALHYIQVALSLWPEQPAWQALAGKLQHSQGRLAEASQHFQLAAELEPEQAEHFFSLGMAQSEARLLPAAIDNLEKAVELAPDQASYLLTLAQAKRQSGDAVAAKSLAERAQQAAPQDPAALILQAQLTLEGDDAPRAKNIIQQALELAPRDADALRIFGEALYALGQSSDAVAVLERAAQHAADEVPLLLRRAQLLAQSEGLQALKQLARKHADRVEVQFALSQMLALMGDLPAAVQSAQSALKAAAGSASNLLASIEFHLGQLLKQAGNLDQALHHLDEAARLAPQLFDAHMERARVFLARRQHTAALNAFEQAAKAAPQAAAPHYEAALALKDAKDYPAAEQALRRAANLAPRDRDIQRQLAAVMAMNLVQQPQTIGAG, encoded by the coding sequence ATGACCGCCTTCATCGCTGACATCAAAAAGCGCCTGCCGCAGGCTGATTGGCCGGTGGTGGTGGCCGCCCTGCGCAACAATGCCCAGGTGTGGGCAGAGCTGCAGGGTGCGCTGGGTGCGGCCGCACTGGATGCGGCCGCTGGCGAGCGCAGCCGTTGGGCGCCTGCCTTCCTTGGACTGTTGCAACTGGGTCACGCAGATCAGTTTGACGCACTGCGCGCTGACCCTATGCAGCCCGTCAGCGAGAAGCTGCGTTACCAAGCCGCGGCTGCCTATGAACAACTGGCCGCCGACCCGACGGCTGCCAGTGCGCCGGACCTGCGCCAGGCCACCCTGTTGGCCCTGGCCCTGCGCGAGCGCCGCCGCCTGCTCAACAGCTGGGAACAACTGCCGCATGACCTGAGCATCGCCCAAGCAGACTACTGGCTGCTGCCTGCCGCCTGCTTGTTGGGCGTCACGCCACGCTCGCACGAACTGCTGGAAACGCTGCTGGCGCCCTCCCAGGCTGCCCTGCATCCCATCGGGTTGCATGCGTTGATCGCCAACCCCTACCCGCTGGATGTGCAAGCAGCTCACTTGCTGGAGATCATCCAGGGGTATCCACTGACCCAGTTGATCGACCTGCTGCGTGCCCTGGCGCCCTATGCTCCCGAGCTGGCCCAGCAGGCCGCCCAATTCATGCTGGACGATCTGGTGGCTGCAGGAGAGCGCAGCGACGATCTCAGCGAGATCCAGCGCCTCTTGTTGCAAGCCGAGGTCTACCAGATCGGTGGGCAGGCCGAGCGCGCCGCCCCCCTGCTGCAAGCCGCCTGGGAAGTCTCACAGCAGCTGCAAATGGATCTGGCCGCCAAAGTGGCTGAAGCCAATGGCGAAGATGCCGAAACCCTGGCCTTCGTGCAGGTCAGCGCCCAGATGGCAGACCCCAAGATACTGGCGGCTGCCAAGCAAGTCTCCCGCCGCCCAGCGGCCTTATTGTCTGCCGCCAAGGTCTCGCTAAAGTCCGGCGAGGAGGACGAAGCCAAAGAAATGGCGCTGGCAGCCCTGCAAGCCGCCGGCAAAAAAGGCAGCACCGCCGAAGACATGGAAAAGGTGCGCCTACTGCATGAACTGGGCGAATTCTTCGTTAGCATGGACCTGCGCCTCGAGGCTGAGTCGGCCGCCAAGGCTGCGCTGGAGCTGCAAGGCAACGATGCTCAAAATGCCGCTTTGCTCAGCAAGCTGCTCTTCGAGAACGGCGACCAGGCAGAAGGACTGGCCCATGCCCAATTGGCCAGCGCCCTGGCCCCAGAAGACAGCGCCATCCGCCGCTTGCTGGCTGAGGCGCTGCAGGAAGACGCGCCCGAAGATGCACTGATCGAATGGAAAGCCGCGCTGGAGCATGCCGACCAACCCACTTTCGAAGATTGGCTGGCGCTGGCCGCGGTTGCTTTGGCCGCCGGCCAACCTGCGGAAACTCTGGCCGCCAGCCAGCAGGCTCTGGCCCTGCGCCCGGGCAGCGGTCGCGCCCTGGCCTTGATGGGTCGCGCCCTGCTGACCGAAGGCGACGAAGAAAGCGCGGCAGAGTACCTGCAGCGCGCTACGGAATTATCGCCCACCCAGTTGGATGCCTGGGTGGCGCTGGTCGATCTGCAGCAAGCCAAAGACCGCCATGAGGCCGCCCTGGCCAGCCTGACGACTGCTCTGCAATATTGCCCGGTGACTGCCGGGCTGCAAGCCAGGCTGGCCGGCATTTATCTGGCTCTCGGCCAGCAGCACCCCGCCCTGCAAGCCTTGGAGCTGGCCGCACAACTGGCGCAAGACGAGGCTGAGGGAAAACTGGCCCAGGAAATCGCCCTGCAACGCGCAGAGCTGTACTTGCAGCTTGACCAATCCGAAGAGGCGCGCCTATGCCTGCAGGCGGCCCACAATGTGTTCCCAGAGAATGCGCAGATCGCCCGCCAGTTGGGCCAGCTGTGGCTGCAAACCGGGGAACACCAACTGGCCCTCTCCGCGCTCAGTCTGGCGCAGGCGGCCTATCCGCAAGATGCGCAATTGCTGCTGGACCTGGCCCGCGCCCAGCTGGCGCTGGACTCTCAAATCCCCGCCGCCGAAAGCAGCCTGCGCGCCGCCCTGGCTCTGCCGGGTGCACCCGCCGAAGCCGCTGGCCTGCTGGCCGAGGCGCTGGCCACCCAGGGCCGCCAGACCGAAGCCATCACCCAATACGATGCCGCCCAACAAACCGAACTGGGCAAGCAGGCTGATTGGCGCAAACGCCTGCTGCTGGGCAAGGCCCAGGCAGAGATGAAGCAGGGCGACGCCAAAGCCGCCATTGATACGCTGGAAATTTTGGATATCCACGAACCTGGCGACTTGCAGGTTCTGCAGGCGCTATGCGCTGCCAACCAATTGGCGGGGCGTCCCGAACAGGCAGCCCTGCTGGCCCAAAAGGTCTACCTGGGTCAACCCGAAGACGAAGAAACCATCCTGTGGTTTGCCGAGCAGATGGATGCCCTGGGCAAGAGCGCTGAGGCTTGCCGGGCCTTGAGCAAGCAGGTGGTTGCCGGATCGCCCAGCCCGCGCCTGGCCTTTGGGCTGGGCAAGCTGCAATGGAACGGCGCCACCCAAGCAATCGCCCTGTCCACCTTCAAGTCTATTTTGGACAGTGGTGACAGCCAGATCCTCAGCCAAACGGCTGAATTTCTGCGCCAAAATGGCCAGGCCAAAGAGAGCATTGCCTATTATCAAAAGGCCCTGAAGTTGGAACCCCTCAATGCCGATTGGCTGCTTGGGCTCAGCCAGGCTTATTCTCGGGCAGAGCAGCCTGGCAAAGCGCTTAGCGCTCTAGAAAAAGCCTTGGACATTGCACCTGCCAAGCCGGCTCTGCTCTCCGCTAAGGCCGGGGTTTTGCTGCAACTGGACCGGCCCCAGGCCGCCCTGGAAGCGCTCAGCGCTGCATTGGAACTGCGCCCGAGCGATGCCAGCTTATTGCACGCCAAAGCCCAACTGCTGCGCCAGCAAGCCGATTGGTTCGGCGCCCTCCAGGCGGCCGAAGCGGCCTTGCAGCACCATCCGGGCCAGGCGGACTATATCCAGAATGCGGCGGAATTGGCATTACTCAACCTGTACGACCAGCGCGCTGCTGAAATTTTGGCAGGCACGGACCTGAGTGAAAGCGCAGATCTGCTCTACCTGCAAGCAGAGTTGCACCTGTCCGCTGGGATGGAAGTGGCCGCCACCGAGCAGCTGACCGCCCTGCACACCCTGGTGCCACTCGACAGCGCCCGCCTGCTGGCCCTGCAAGTGCGCCTGGCCGCCGCCCGCGGTGACCTGAGCACAGCCCGCGCCGAGTTCGGCCAAGCCAGCCAGCCAAGCCGCACGCCAGACGTCTTCAGCCTGCTGGGGCTGGCCGCCGCGGCAGAAAGCCTCAACGACTGGGACACCAGCATTGACCTGCATAACCGCCTGGGCAAAGAGCACCCGGGATTGCCCGCCGCTCAGTTTGGCCTGGGCCGTGCGCTGGTGCGCCAAGCGGAATGGCAGCACCTGTGCCGCGCAGCCGGCGCCACCCGCGGCCTGCCAGCCGCAACGCTGAATGAAGAAGCCTACGGAACCGCCAGCAAGGCGTTCCAAGCCGCCGGGCTGGCCAATAATGATCCGCGCATGCAAGCTCACTTGGCGGGCTGGCTGCAGCGCGCCGCGCTGCGCTTCGGCCAAGCCGTAGACCTGCAAGGGCTGCCCGCCGAATACCCGGCCTGCGCCGGCGAAGCGGCCGCCCTGCTTTTCGCCCTGGGCGAGCAAAGCCACCAGGTCCAATACCTGCTGCAGCCCCATTGGGACGCCCCTGAAGTCTTACTGCAGCGCGCCCTCAGCCCGGACAGCGGCGACAGCTACGGATTACTGCAAGCCGCCGCCAGCCAAATGCCCCGTGTGGCGCCGGTTCAAGCGCTGGCCGCCCAGCAAGCACTTCAGGCTGGAGAGACCGAGCGCGCTTTGCACTATATCCAAGTTGCGCTATCCCTCTGGCCAGAGCAGCCCGCTTGGCAAGCTCTGGCAGGCAAGCTGCAGCACAGCCAGGGCCGCCTGGCTGAGGCCAGCCAGCACTTCCAACTAGCCGCAGAGCTGGAGCCGGAGCAAGCTGAACACTTCTTCTCCCTCGGGATGGCCCAGTCCGAAGCCAGGCTGCTGCCTGCTGCAATCGACAATCTGGAAAAGGCCGTGGAGCTGGCCCCAGACCAGGCCAGTTATCTGCTGACCCTGGCCCAGGCCAAGCGCCAGTCAGGCGATGCAGTCGCGGCCAAGTCCCTGGCCGAACGTGCCCAGCAGGCCGCGCCGCAAGACCCGGCAGCCCTTATCCTGCAAGCCCAACTGACCCTAGAAGGCGACGACGCGCCGCGCGCCAAGAACATCATCCAACAAGCCTTGGAGCTGGCCCCGCGGGATGCGGATGCCTTGCGCATCTTTGGTGAAGCGCTGTATGCCCTGGGACAAAGCTCGGACGCTGTCGCGGTGTTGGAACGCGCCGCCCAGCACGCAGCGGACGAAGTACCGCTGCTGCTGCGCCGCGCCCAACTGCTGGCCCAGTCTGAAGGACTGCAGGCCCTGAAGCAGCTGGCCCGGAAACATGCCGACCGCGTCGAGGTGCAGTTCGCCCTTTCGCAAATGTTGGCCTTGATGGGGGACCTGCCGGCCGCCGTCCAATCGGCGCAAAGTGCCCTGAAAGCGGCTGCAGGCAGTGCCAGTAATCTGTTGGCCTCGATCGAATTCCATCTGGGACAGCTGCTCAAGCAAGCCGGCAACCTGGACCAGGCGCTGCACCATCTGGATGAAGCCGCTCGTCTGGCCCCGCAACTGTTCGATGCCCATATGGAGCGCGCCCGCGTCTTTCTGGCACGCCGCCAACACACTGCCGCGTTGAATGCCTTCGAGCAGGCGGCCAAGGCCGCCCCGCAAGCCGCTGCTCCGCATTATGAAGCCGCCTTGGCGCTCAAAGACGCCAAGGACTACCCTGCCGCCGAACAAGCGCTGCGCCGGGCTGCCAACCTGGCCCCGCGTGACCGAGACATCCAACGCCAGCTGGCGGCGGTGATGGCCATGAACCTGGTGCAGCAACCGCAAACTATAGGAGCCGGCTAA
- a CDS encoding phosphoglucomutase/phosphomannomutase family protein, with amino-acid sequence MAKDIIFGTDGWRGEIARDYTFATLQRAAQGFATYMKQQGKAEVGVVVGHDKRFHSENFAAAVAEVLAGNGVRVYLTQEATPTPVISFAVVSLKAGGAVNITASHNPPTDNGFKVRDETGGAIDPEGLAQIEAAIPESADGVQRMPLQEALDAGLVTIFDAAPAYIEHLKDLIDLQPIKDAGLTVMVDAMWGNGAGWFPRLLEGGKTRVLEIHNERNPIFPEMLRPEPIRPNVDAGLKATVDNNADVLLITDGDADRVGLGDENGVFIDQLRAFGLLAYYLLEVRGERGDIVKTLSTTTMLNKLGKIYDVPVHETGVGFKFVAPKFSETNALIGGEESGGYAFRGNVPERDGILGGLYFLDLMVKTGKKPSELVEWLFEKVGAHYYDRIDTLFSGDRAAREEIILNADPETIGGLKVTGLETVDGFKFNLEDGGWLLIRFSGTEPKLRVYTETTHEDKLQAILQDGLKVAGLA; translated from the coding sequence ATGGCCAAAGATATCATTTTCGGAACTGACGGTTGGCGAGGGGAGATCGCCCGGGACTACACCTTCGCTACCTTACAGCGGGCGGCCCAGGGTTTTGCCACATACATGAAGCAGCAGGGCAAGGCAGAGGTGGGCGTGGTGGTGGGCCATGACAAGCGTTTCCACTCTGAGAATTTCGCCGCGGCCGTGGCTGAAGTGTTGGCTGGCAACGGGGTGCGAGTCTATTTGACGCAGGAAGCTACGCCAACCCCGGTGATTTCTTTTGCGGTGGTCTCTCTGAAAGCGGGCGGCGCGGTCAACATTACCGCTTCGCACAATCCGCCCACCGATAACGGCTTTAAGGTGCGCGATGAGACCGGTGGGGCGATTGACCCTGAAGGCCTAGCTCAAATCGAGGCGGCCATCCCGGAGAGTGCAGATGGCGTGCAACGCATGCCGCTGCAGGAAGCGCTAGACGCCGGCCTGGTGACCATCTTTGATGCAGCGCCTGCCTACATTGAACATCTCAAGGATCTAATTGATCTGCAGCCTATCAAAGATGCCGGCCTGACGGTCATGGTAGACGCCATGTGGGGCAACGGCGCCGGCTGGTTCCCGCGCCTGTTGGAAGGTGGCAAGACCCGCGTCCTCGAGATCCATAACGAGCGCAACCCAATCTTCCCCGAGATGCTGCGTCCCGAGCCGATCCGTCCGAATGTCGACGCGGGTCTGAAGGCTACCGTGGACAACAATGCTGATGTGCTGCTGATCACCGATGGCGACGCCGACCGTGTGGGTCTGGGCGATGAGAATGGCGTGTTTATTGACCAGCTGCGTGCTTTTGGCTTGCTGGCCTATTACCTGCTGGAAGTGCGCGGCGAGCGCGGCGATATTGTCAAGACGCTCTCCACCACGACCATGCTGAACAAACTGGGCAAGATCTATGACGTGCCAGTGCATGAGACTGGTGTGGGCTTCAAGTTTGTGGCCCCCAAATTCTCCGAGACCAATGCGCTGATCGGCGGCGAAGAGTCCGGCGGCTATGCTTTCCGCGGCAACGTACCTGAGCGTGACGGCATTTTGGGCGGGCTCTATTTTCTGGATCTGATGGTCAAGACCGGCAAGAAACCCAGCGAGCTGGTGGAATGGCTGTTTGAGAAGGTCGGCGCGCACTATTACGACCGCATCGACACCTTGTTCAGCGGCGACCGCGCCGCCCGCGAAGAGATCATCCTCAACGCCGATCCTGAAACGATCGGCGGCCTGAAAGTGACCGGCCTGGAAACTGTGGACGGCTTCAAATTTAACCTGGAAGATGGCGGTTGGCTGTTGATCCGCTTCTCTGGCACCGAGCCCAAACTGCGTGTGTACACGGAAACCACCCATGAGGACAAACTTCAGGCCATTTTGCAAGACGGCCTGAAGGTCGCTGGGTTGGCTTAA
- a CDS encoding 50S ribosomal protein L25 produces the protein MEDFYVKATRRTLTGKKVSQLRTQGKTPAIIYGRTVEKPIAITLDRLDLAKVLRKASYSSLITIDLEGEKYSALVRDFQMDKILGDLTHVDFLAVSLTDKVRTEVRIILEGKAPVVSNLNGMLVTGLESVEVESLPQDLPDHFVVDVSTLVEYGDTIFVRDLVAPANVEILTDPDELIVVSAAPAVEETSRSEGLAPAAEAEKSEE, from the coding sequence ATGGAAGATTTTTATGTAAAGGCCACTCGGCGCACATTGACTGGCAAGAAGGTCAGCCAGCTGCGCACCCAAGGCAAAACCCCGGCGATCATCTACGGGCGTACTGTGGAAAAGCCGATTGCGATCACACTGGACCGCTTGGATCTGGCCAAGGTGCTGCGCAAGGCGAGCTATTCCAGCTTGATCACGATTGATCTGGAAGGCGAGAAGTACAGCGCACTAGTGCGTGACTTCCAGATGGATAAGATCCTGGGCGACTTGACCCATGTGGATTTCCTGGCTGTCTCCCTCACGGACAAGGTGCGTACGGAAGTGCGCATCATCCTGGAAGGCAAAGCCCCAGTGGTCAGCAACCTGAATGGTATGCTGGTGACTGGCTTGGAATCGGTGGAAGTAGAGAGCCTGCCCCAGGACCTGCCGGATCACTTTGTGGTCGATGTGTCCACCCTGGTGGAATACGGCGATACGATCTTTGTACGCGACCTGGTGGCCCCGGCAAACGTCGAAATTCTGACCGACCCGGACGAGCTGATCGTGGTGAGCGCTGCCCCGGCAGTCGAAGAAACCAGCAGAAGCGAAGGCCTGGCCCCGGCCGCAGAAGCCGAGAAATCCGAAGAGTAA
- the mnmA gene encoding tRNA 2-thiouridine(34) synthase MnmA, which produces MSKGKVVVAMSGGVDSSVVAALLQQQGYQVSGMMLRLWSEPGREASNRCCTPESMAIARRVAGQLGIPFYAVNAQESFRNIVVQSFLDGYAAGGTPNPCLACNRQIRWEFLLERALALGADYLATGHYVRLQRQPGEPVRLFEAVDQHKDQSYVLHVLNQAKLKHALFPLGDMPKTEVRQIAADLNLPAATSKESQDLCFLAGQDYRDFLGRHQPQLSQPGPITDRAGHKLGEHTGLAHYTIGQRKGLGIPAAQPLYVLAKHIASNTLVVGSEDELGGRSLLTGPVNWLSGMAPQTPFEAEVKIRYSARKAAGWVTPLLDGGAQVDFAQPLRDITPGQAAVFYVKGEVLGGGLIAQPSPQTHPVSPIAVAVE; this is translated from the coding sequence ATGAGCAAAGGCAAAGTCGTCGTGGCCATGAGCGGCGGGGTGGACAGCTCCGTGGTGGCCGCCCTGCTCCAGCAGCAGGGCTACCAGGTCAGCGGCATGATGCTGCGCCTGTGGTCTGAGCCCGGCCGCGAAGCCAGCAACCGCTGCTGTACGCCGGAATCGATGGCCATCGCCCGCCGCGTCGCCGGCCAGCTTGGCATCCCCTTTTACGCCGTCAATGCCCAGGAAAGCTTTCGCAACATCGTGGTGCAATCCTTTCTGGACGGCTATGCCGCCGGCGGCACACCCAACCCCTGCCTGGCCTGCAACCGCCAGATCCGCTGGGAGTTCCTGCTGGAACGCGCCCTGGCGCTGGGCGCCGATTACCTGGCCACTGGGCACTATGTACGGCTGCAGCGCCAACCCGGAGAGCCAGTGCGTCTGTTCGAGGCGGTAGACCAGCACAAAGACCAGTCCTATGTGCTGCATGTGCTCAACCAGGCCAAGCTCAAGCATGCCCTCTTTCCCTTGGGAGACATGCCCAAAACCGAAGTACGCCAAATCGCCGCCGATCTCAACCTGCCGGCGGCCACATCCAAGGAAAGCCAGGATCTATGCTTCCTGGCCGGCCAGGATTACCGGGACTTCTTAGGGCGCCACCAGCCGCAGCTGAGCCAGCCCGGCCCGATCACCGACCGCGCCGGCCACAAGCTCGGCGAGCACACCGGCCTGGCCCACTACACCATCGGCCAGCGCAAGGGGCTGGGCATCCCCGCCGCCCAACCGCTGTACGTGCTCGCCAAGCACATCGCCAGCAACACGCTGGTGGTCGGCTCTGAGGATGAGCTTGGCGGCCGCAGCCTGTTGACTGGCCCAGTGAACTGGCTGTCCGGCATGGCGCCGCAAACACCCTTCGAAGCCGAGGTCAAGATACGTTACAGTGCCCGCAAAGCCGCCGGCTGGGTTACTCCGTTGCTAGACGGCGGCGCCCAAGTGGACTTTGCCCAGCCCCTGCGCGACATTACGCCGGGTCAGGCTGCGGTCTTTTACGTTAAAGGGGAAGTGTTGGGCGGCGGCCTAATCGCCCAGCCATCACCTCAAACCCATCCCGTCAGCCCGATCGCTGTCGCCGTCGAATGA
- a CDS encoding CoA pyrophosphatase: MHNLSEDTIRQRLATRAADPYISPYRELHGETEPRPAAVLIPLLRQNDEWHLLYILRAQVQGDMHSGQVAFPGGRLDPHETQPEQAALREAQEEIGLEPSGVRLLGHMEEFITISNYRVTPVVGVIPWPFELHLQGSEVQRAFTIPLAWLADPANREERQRIAPDGHTLNVVYFTEYDRELLWGLTARITLNFLDALGS; encoded by the coding sequence ATGCATAACCTCAGCGAAGACACCATCCGCCAGCGCTTGGCGACGCGCGCCGCCGACCCGTATATCAGCCCCTATCGCGAGCTGCACGGCGAAACCGAGCCGCGTCCCGCGGCGGTGCTCATCCCGCTCCTGCGCCAAAATGACGAATGGCACCTGCTTTACATTTTGCGCGCCCAGGTGCAGGGCGACATGCACAGCGGTCAGGTGGCCTTCCCCGGCGGCCGCCTGGATCCGCATGAAACTCAACCCGAACAAGCCGCGCTGCGCGAGGCTCAGGAAGAGATCGGCCTGGAACCCAGCGGCGTGCGCCTGCTGGGCCACATGGAGGAATTCATCACGATCAGCAACTACCGGGTCACCCCGGTTGTGGGCGTGATCCCCTGGCCCTTTGAGCTGCATCTGCAAGGCAGTGAGGTGCAGCGCGCTTTCACCATCCCGCTGGCCTGGCTGGCAGACCCGGCCAACCGTGAAGAACGCCAGCGCATCGCGCCGGATGGGCATACACTCAACGTGGTCTACTTCACCGAATATGACCGCGAATTGCTTTGGGGGCTGACTGCCCGCATCACACTGAATTTCCTCGACGCGTTGGGGTCGTGA
- a CDS encoding tRNA (adenine-N1)-methyltransferase — protein sequence MATRHSHAQAGDLAHLLGPRGQTMTAQLAPGGRIETMHGILAHDDLIGQEWGSRVFSHLGKHFILLQPALDDVLRDIERVTQVVYPKDIGYTLLSLGIGPGSRVLEAGTGSGALTAALAHAVGDQGHVFSYERRAETQAAARRNLEQLGLAQRVTFQVGDAADGFGEQDLQAVFLDLPNPEDYLAQVRAALQSGGFFGSLLPTTNQVSLLITALKQHDFGFLEVSEILHRYYQPIAARLRPVDNMTGHTGFLIFARKLVAGQNEAED from the coding sequence ATGGCCACCCGTCATAGCCACGCCCAGGCCGGCGACCTGGCCCATTTGCTCGGCCCGCGCGGCCAAACCATGACTGCCCAGCTTGCTCCCGGCGGCCGCATCGAAACCATGCACGGCATTCTGGCCCACGACGATCTGATCGGCCAGGAATGGGGCAGCCGTGTCTTCAGCCACTTGGGCAAGCACTTCATCCTCTTGCAGCCGGCGCTGGACGATGTTCTCCGCGACATAGAGCGCGTCACTCAAGTGGTCTACCCCAAGGACATCGGCTACACATTGCTCAGTCTCGGCATCGGTCCGGGCAGTCGCGTATTGGAAGCCGGCACCGGCTCGGGCGCGCTGACCGCCGCTTTGGCCCACGCCGTGGGCGACCAGGGCCATGTCTTCAGCTACGAACGCCGCGCCGAGACCCAGGCGGCGGCCCGCAGGAACCTGGAACAGCTTGGTCTGGCCCAACGCGTCACCTTTCAAGTGGGCGACGCCGCCGATGGGTTTGGCGAACAGGACCTGCAAGCCGTCTTCCTGGATCTGCCCAACCCGGAGGATTATCTGGCCCAGGTGCGCGCCGCCCTGCAGTCCGGCGGCTTCTTTGGCAGCCTGCTGCCCACCACCAACCAGGTCAGCCTGCTGATCACGGCGCTGAAACAGCACGATTTCGGCTTTCTGGAAGTTTCAGAGATCTTGCACCGCTATTACCAACCCATCGCCGCCCGCCTGCGACCCGTGGACAATATGACCGGCCACACCGGTTTCCTCATCTTCGCCCGCAAGTTGGTCGCCGGCCAAAATGAGGCAGAGGACTGA
- a CDS encoding cysteine desulfurase, producing the protein MSARQWAYLDHAATTPLDPRVLQAMLPYFNEDYGNPASVHGYGQRAEAAVEAARANLAAHLHCASHELVFTSGGTESNNLALRGAALAARQQRGARHLLVSPVEHDAVAKTARALAEQFDFELEWLPVDGFGRVDPADVARRLRPETALVSVILGNNEIGSLNPLAEIGAICRERGVPLHSDAVQAAAHLPIDVSGLQVDLLSISAHKFYGPKGTGVLYVRQGTPLLPQQIGGSHEEGRRAGTLNVPLIVGMAKALELTKNEMEEQGQRLRPLQDELIQGVLNAIPDAQLTGHPRERMANHASFVFEGVDGNALLMLLDDAGFACSSGSACKTANPEPSQVLLALGLTPQWALGSLRVTLGRESTPEQVQALLSVLPALVARARQLELA; encoded by the coding sequence ATGTCCGCTCGTCAATGGGCCTACCTGGACCACGCCGCCACCACACCGCTGGACCCCCGCGTCCTGCAGGCCATGTTGCCCTATTTCAATGAAGACTATGGCAACCCCGCCTCGGTGCACGGTTATGGCCAGCGCGCCGAGGCCGCCGTGGAAGCAGCCCGGGCCAACTTGGCCGCGCACCTGCATTGTGCCTCGCACGAGCTGGTCTTCACCTCCGGCGGCACCGAGAGCAACAACCTGGCCCTGCGCGGCGCAGCTCTTGCCGCCCGCCAGCAGCGCGGTGCCCGCCATCTGCTGGTCAGCCCAGTGGAGCACGACGCCGTCGCCAAAACGGCGCGCGCTTTGGCGGAACAATTCGACTTTGAACTGGAATGGCTGCCGGTGGATGGCTTTGGGCGCGTCGACCCGGCGGATGTTGCCCGTCGCCTGCGTCCGGAAACGGCCCTGGTCTCCGTGATCCTGGGCAACAACGAGATCGGCAGCCTCAATCCGCTGGCCGAGATCGGGGCGATTTGCCGCGAACGCGGTGTCCCGCTGCACAGCGATGCGGTGCAGGCGGCAGCCCACCTGCCCATCGATGTCAGCGGCCTGCAAGTCGACCTGCTCTCGATCAGCGCCCACAAATTTTACGGACCCAAAGGCACCGGCGTCTTGTATGTGCGCCAGGGCACGCCGCTCCTGCCGCAGCAAATCGGCGGCAGCCATGAAGAAGGCCGCCGCGCCGGCACCCTCAACGTGCCGCTCATCGTCGGCATGGCCAAGGCTCTGGAACTGACCAAAAACGAGATGGAAGAACAAGGCCAGCGGCTGCGGCCGCTGCAAGATGAACTTATTCAGGGCGTACTCAACGCCATCCCTGATGCCCAGCTCACCGGGCACCCCAGGGAGCGCATGGCCAACCATGCCAGCTTCGTATTCGAAGGCGTGGACGGCAACGCGCTGCTGATGCTGCTGGATGACGCCGGTTTCGCCTGCTCCTCCGGCTCGGCCTGCAAGACCGCCAACCCGGAGCCTAGCCAGGTGCTGCTGGCCCTGGGTCTCACACCACAGTGGGCGCTGGGTTCGCTGCGCGTCACTTTAGGCAGGGAGAGCACGCCAGAGCAGGTGCAAGCCCTGCTGTCCGTTCTGCCGGCGCTAGTGGCCCGTGCCCGCCAGCTGGAGTTGGCATGA